The Henckelia pumila isolate YLH828 chromosome 2, ASM3356847v2, whole genome shotgun sequence genome includes a window with the following:
- the LOC140880936 gene encoding uncharacterized protein isoform X2: MVDMSSKSTSLKDYLKKYTSNDDAEKKKKKKIKKGKPVAEGVRIVDEDPTWQRPVKLNEEEDSADEEKPQVDEDIEVKRMKRLEQLRSRRPFGAISDDGSGWVSVSQNSKNSEIENQNSDIYPRPKRGTRNDTPSPQPNQEPAGVSDVDLSPPRQPRKHFRSASPEAKKTHFSSGQRARYDSPSPEPYNEASDPNKEISDLSPPRRQRDKFKSSPEPRRKSSYTGYMDSDISPPRRAPRGSGYQDDSHASSAIDLSPPRKVKNASSVSDLSPPRKRRKESPLLIDRAKTGLVSGVDIKEEIDRKKKEDLLRFKEMDPSVSGRNAEAVYRNKLTGERMSKEEYLKSQKDKRKKEEKPKEIKLEWGKGLAQKREAESKLEEFNLEKDKPFARSRDDPDLDRMLKERVRWGDPMAHLVKNKDSLPVLPDLGGSERMKESGFIIPQEIPSHSWIKRRVEAAPNRYGIKPGRHWDGVDRSNGYEKEMFKRTNEKRATEMEAYMWSVSEM; this comes from the exons ATGGTTGATATGTCTTCTAAGTCGACATCACTTAAAGACTACCTTAAGAAATACACAAGCAACGATGATgcggaaaagaaaaagaagaagaagataaaaAAGGGTAAACCTGTTGCTGAAGGTGTTCGTATTGTGGATGAAGATCCCACCTGGCAAAGGCCAGTCAAACTTAATGAAGAAGAAGATTCAGCAG ATGAAGAGAAGCCTCAGGTTGATGAAGATATTGAAGTTAAGCGTATGAAACGACTTGAGCAACTCAGATCCAGGCGCCCTTTTGGGGCCATTTCTGACGATGGAAGTGGTTGGGTTTCTGTATCTCAGAATTCTAAAAATTCGGAGATAGAAAACCAGAATTCTGATATTTATCCTCGTCCCAAAAGAGGGACTCGAAATGACACTCCATCACCACAACCTAATCAAGAGCCTGCCGGTGTATCAGATGTTGATTTATCTCCACCGCGGCAACCACGCAAGCATTTCCGTAGTGCTTCTCCGGAAGCCAAAAAAACGCATTTCTCGAGTGGCCAGAGAGCCCGTTATGACTCACCTTCACCTGAGCCCTATAATGAAGCTTCAGATCCCAATAAAGAAATTTCAGACTTGTCCCCTCCTCGTAGGCAAAGGGATAAGTTTAAGTCATCTCCTGAGCCTAGAAGAAAGTCTTCGTACACTGGGTACATGGATTCAGACATTTCTCCTCCTCGTCGTGCTCCTCGTGGCTCTGGATATCAAGACGACTCCCATGCTTCTTCAGCGATAGATCTTTCACCTCCAAGAAAGGTCAAGAATG CTTCCTCAGTTTCTGATCTTTCTCCCCCAAGAAAGAGACGAAAAGAATCACCTCTTTTGATTGATCGTGCAAAGACTGGTTTAGTCTCCGGTGTAGATATCAAAGAAGAAATTGATAGAAAGAAAAAGGAAGATTTGTTAAG ATTCAAAGAAATGGATCCTTCTGTAAGCGGCCGAAATGCTGAAGCTGTATACCGAAACAAATTAACAG GCGAACGCATGTCAAAGGAGGAGTATTTAAAATCTCAGAAGGATAAACGGAAGAAAGAAGAGAAGCCTAAG GAAATAAAGCTGGAATGGGGTAAAGGATTGGCTCAAAAGCGGGAAGCTGAATCTAAACTTGAGGAATTCAATTTAGAGAAGGATAAACCATTTGCACGGAGCAG GGACGACCCTGATCTTGACAGAATGCTGAAGGAAAGAGTTAGATGGGGTGATCCCATGGCACATTTGGTGAAG AATAAGGACTCTCTGCCAGTTCTTCCAGACCTTGGCGGGAGTGAGAGGATGAAAGAATCTGGATTTATAATTCCCCAGGAAATCCCGAGTCACAGCTGGATAAAGAGAAGAGTCGAAGCTGCTCCAAACCGGTATGGAATCAAACCAGGGAGACACTGGGATGGTGTAGACCGCAGTAATG GATATGAGAAAGAAATGTTTAAAAGGACGAATGAAAAACGAGCTACAGAGATGGAAGCGTATATGTGGTCAGTTTCTGAGATGTGA
- the LOC140880936 gene encoding uncharacterized protein isoform X1, translating to MVDMSSKSTSLKDYLKKYTSNDDAEKKKKKKIKKGKPVAEGVRIVDEDPTWQRPVKLNEEEDSADEEKPQVDEDIEVKRMKRLEQLRSRRPFGAISDDGSGWVSVSQNSKNSEIENQNSDIYPRPKRGTRNDTPSPQPNQEPAGVSDVDLSPPRQPRKHFRSASPEAKKTHFSSGQRARYDSPSPEPYNEASDPNKEISDLSPPRRQRDKFKSSPEPRRKSSYTGYMDSDISPPRRAPRGSGYQDDSHASSAIDLSPPRKVKNGKTDFMHISTKSIFKTAGDTVNLASSVSDLSPPRKRRKESPLLIDRAKTGLVSGVDIKEEIDRKKKEDLLRFKEMDPSVSGRNAEAVYRNKLTGERMSKEEYLKSQKDKRKKEEKPKEIKLEWGKGLAQKREAESKLEEFNLEKDKPFARSRDDPDLDRMLKERVRWGDPMAHLVKNKDSLPVLPDLGGSERMKESGFIIPQEIPSHSWIKRRVEAAPNRYGIKPGRHWDGVDRSNGYEKEMFKRTNEKRATEMEAYMWSVSEM from the exons ATGGTTGATATGTCTTCTAAGTCGACATCACTTAAAGACTACCTTAAGAAATACACAAGCAACGATGATgcggaaaagaaaaagaagaagaagataaaaAAGGGTAAACCTGTTGCTGAAGGTGTTCGTATTGTGGATGAAGATCCCACCTGGCAAAGGCCAGTCAAACTTAATGAAGAAGAAGATTCAGCAG ATGAAGAGAAGCCTCAGGTTGATGAAGATATTGAAGTTAAGCGTATGAAACGACTTGAGCAACTCAGATCCAGGCGCCCTTTTGGGGCCATTTCTGACGATGGAAGTGGTTGGGTTTCTGTATCTCAGAATTCTAAAAATTCGGAGATAGAAAACCAGAATTCTGATATTTATCCTCGTCCCAAAAGAGGGACTCGAAATGACACTCCATCACCACAACCTAATCAAGAGCCTGCCGGTGTATCAGATGTTGATTTATCTCCACCGCGGCAACCACGCAAGCATTTCCGTAGTGCTTCTCCGGAAGCCAAAAAAACGCATTTCTCGAGTGGCCAGAGAGCCCGTTATGACTCACCTTCACCTGAGCCCTATAATGAAGCTTCAGATCCCAATAAAGAAATTTCAGACTTGTCCCCTCCTCGTAGGCAAAGGGATAAGTTTAAGTCATCTCCTGAGCCTAGAAGAAAGTCTTCGTACACTGGGTACATGGATTCAGACATTTCTCCTCCTCGTCGTGCTCCTCGTGGCTCTGGATATCAAGACGACTCCCATGCTTCTTCAGCGATAGATCTTTCACCTCCAAGAAAGGTCAAGAATGGTAAAACAGATTTCATGCATATTTCTACTAAGTCAATATTCAAAACGGCTGGTGACACTGTAAATTTAGCTTCCTCAGTTTCTGATCTTTCTCCCCCAAGAAAGAGACGAAAAGAATCACCTCTTTTGATTGATCGTGCAAAGACTGGTTTAGTCTCCGGTGTAGATATCAAAGAAGAAATTGATAGAAAGAAAAAGGAAGATTTGTTAAG ATTCAAAGAAATGGATCCTTCTGTAAGCGGCCGAAATGCTGAAGCTGTATACCGAAACAAATTAACAG GCGAACGCATGTCAAAGGAGGAGTATTTAAAATCTCAGAAGGATAAACGGAAGAAAGAAGAGAAGCCTAAG GAAATAAAGCTGGAATGGGGTAAAGGATTGGCTCAAAAGCGGGAAGCTGAATCTAAACTTGAGGAATTCAATTTAGAGAAGGATAAACCATTTGCACGGAGCAG GGACGACCCTGATCTTGACAGAATGCTGAAGGAAAGAGTTAGATGGGGTGATCCCATGGCACATTTGGTGAAG AATAAGGACTCTCTGCCAGTTCTTCCAGACCTTGGCGGGAGTGAGAGGATGAAAGAATCTGGATTTATAATTCCCCAGGAAATCCCGAGTCACAGCTGGATAAAGAGAAGAGTCGAAGCTGCTCCAAACCGGTATGGAATCAAACCAGGGAGACACTGGGATGGTGTAGACCGCAGTAATG GATATGAGAAAGAAATGTTTAAAAGGACGAATGAAAAACGAGCTACAGAGATGGAAGCGTATATGTGGTCAGTTTCTGAGATGTGA
- the LOC140880936 gene encoding uncharacterized protein isoform X3, which yields MVDMSSKSTSLKDYLKKYTSNDDAEKKKKKKIKKGKPVAEGVRIVDEDPTWQRPVKLNEEEDSADEEKPQVDEDIEVKRMKRLEQLRSRRPFGAISDDGSGWVSVSQNSKNSEIENQNSDIYPRPKRGTRNDTPSPQPNQEPAGVSDVDLSPPRQPRKHFRSASPEAKKTHFSSGQRARYDSPSPEPYNEASDPNKEISDLSPPRRQRDKFKSSPEPRRKSSYTGYMDSDISPPRRAPRGSGYQDDSHASSAIDLSPPRKVKNVSDLSPPRKRRKESPLLIDRAKTGLVSGVDIKEEIDRKKKEDLLRFKEMDPSVSGRNAEAVYRNKLTGERMSKEEYLKSQKDKRKKEEKPKEIKLEWGKGLAQKREAESKLEEFNLEKDKPFARSRDDPDLDRMLKERVRWGDPMAHLVKNKDSLPVLPDLGGSERMKESGFIIPQEIPSHSWIKRRVEAAPNRYGIKPGRHWDGVDRSNGYEKEMFKRTNEKRATEMEAYMWSVSEM from the exons ATGGTTGATATGTCTTCTAAGTCGACATCACTTAAAGACTACCTTAAGAAATACACAAGCAACGATGATgcggaaaagaaaaagaagaagaagataaaaAAGGGTAAACCTGTTGCTGAAGGTGTTCGTATTGTGGATGAAGATCCCACCTGGCAAAGGCCAGTCAAACTTAATGAAGAAGAAGATTCAGCAG ATGAAGAGAAGCCTCAGGTTGATGAAGATATTGAAGTTAAGCGTATGAAACGACTTGAGCAACTCAGATCCAGGCGCCCTTTTGGGGCCATTTCTGACGATGGAAGTGGTTGGGTTTCTGTATCTCAGAATTCTAAAAATTCGGAGATAGAAAACCAGAATTCTGATATTTATCCTCGTCCCAAAAGAGGGACTCGAAATGACACTCCATCACCACAACCTAATCAAGAGCCTGCCGGTGTATCAGATGTTGATTTATCTCCACCGCGGCAACCACGCAAGCATTTCCGTAGTGCTTCTCCGGAAGCCAAAAAAACGCATTTCTCGAGTGGCCAGAGAGCCCGTTATGACTCACCTTCACCTGAGCCCTATAATGAAGCTTCAGATCCCAATAAAGAAATTTCAGACTTGTCCCCTCCTCGTAGGCAAAGGGATAAGTTTAAGTCATCTCCTGAGCCTAGAAGAAAGTCTTCGTACACTGGGTACATGGATTCAGACATTTCTCCTCCTCGTCGTGCTCCTCGTGGCTCTGGATATCAAGACGACTCCCATGCTTCTTCAGCGATAGATCTTTCACCTCCAAGAAAGGTCAAGAATG TTTCTGATCTTTCTCCCCCAAGAAAGAGACGAAAAGAATCACCTCTTTTGATTGATCGTGCAAAGACTGGTTTAGTCTCCGGTGTAGATATCAAAGAAGAAATTGATAGAAAGAAAAAGGAAGATTTGTTAAG ATTCAAAGAAATGGATCCTTCTGTAAGCGGCCGAAATGCTGAAGCTGTATACCGAAACAAATTAACAG GCGAACGCATGTCAAAGGAGGAGTATTTAAAATCTCAGAAGGATAAACGGAAGAAAGAAGAGAAGCCTAAG GAAATAAAGCTGGAATGGGGTAAAGGATTGGCTCAAAAGCGGGAAGCTGAATCTAAACTTGAGGAATTCAATTTAGAGAAGGATAAACCATTTGCACGGAGCAG GGACGACCCTGATCTTGACAGAATGCTGAAGGAAAGAGTTAGATGGGGTGATCCCATGGCACATTTGGTGAAG AATAAGGACTCTCTGCCAGTTCTTCCAGACCTTGGCGGGAGTGAGAGGATGAAAGAATCTGGATTTATAATTCCCCAGGAAATCCCGAGTCACAGCTGGATAAAGAGAAGAGTCGAAGCTGCTCCAAACCGGTATGGAATCAAACCAGGGAGACACTGGGATGGTGTAGACCGCAGTAATG GATATGAGAAAGAAATGTTTAAAAGGACGAATGAAAAACGAGCTACAGAGATGGAAGCGTATATGTGGTCAGTTTCTGAGATGTGA
- the LOC140880936 gene encoding uncharacterized protein isoform X4, with the protein MKRLEQLRSRRPFGAISDDGSGWVSVSQNSKNSEIENQNSDIYPRPKRGTRNDTPSPQPNQEPAGVSDVDLSPPRQPRKHFRSASPEAKKTHFSSGQRARYDSPSPEPYNEASDPNKEISDLSPPRRQRDKFKSSPEPRRKSSYTGYMDSDISPPRRAPRGSGYQDDSHASSAIDLSPPRKVKNGKTDFMHISTKSIFKTAGDTVNLASSVSDLSPPRKRRKESPLLIDRAKTGLVSGVDIKEEIDRKKKEDLLRFKEMDPSVSGRNAEAVYRNKLTGERMSKEEYLKSQKDKRKKEEKPKEIKLEWGKGLAQKREAESKLEEFNLEKDKPFARSRDDPDLDRMLKERVRWGDPMAHLVKNKDSLPVLPDLGGSERMKESGFIIPQEIPSHSWIKRRVEAAPNRYGIKPGRHWDGVDRSNGYEKEMFKRTNEKRATEMEAYMWSVSEM; encoded by the exons ATGAAACGACTTGAGCAACTCAGATCCAGGCGCCCTTTTGGGGCCATTTCTGACGATGGAAGTGGTTGGGTTTCTGTATCTCAGAATTCTAAAAATTCGGAGATAGAAAACCAGAATTCTGATATTTATCCTCGTCCCAAAAGAGGGACTCGAAATGACACTCCATCACCACAACCTAATCAAGAGCCTGCCGGTGTATCAGATGTTGATTTATCTCCACCGCGGCAACCACGCAAGCATTTCCGTAGTGCTTCTCCGGAAGCCAAAAAAACGCATTTCTCGAGTGGCCAGAGAGCCCGTTATGACTCACCTTCACCTGAGCCCTATAATGAAGCTTCAGATCCCAATAAAGAAATTTCAGACTTGTCCCCTCCTCGTAGGCAAAGGGATAAGTTTAAGTCATCTCCTGAGCCTAGAAGAAAGTCTTCGTACACTGGGTACATGGATTCAGACATTTCTCCTCCTCGTCGTGCTCCTCGTGGCTCTGGATATCAAGACGACTCCCATGCTTCTTCAGCGATAGATCTTTCACCTCCAAGAAAGGTCAAGAATGGTAAAACAGATTTCATGCATATTTCTACTAAGTCAATATTCAAAACGGCTGGTGACACTGTAAATTTAGCTTCCTCAGTTTCTGATCTTTCTCCCCCAAGAAAGAGACGAAAAGAATCACCTCTTTTGATTGATCGTGCAAAGACTGGTTTAGTCTCCGGTGTAGATATCAAAGAAGAAATTGATAGAAAGAAAAAGGAAGATTTGTTAAG ATTCAAAGAAATGGATCCTTCTGTAAGCGGCCGAAATGCTGAAGCTGTATACCGAAACAAATTAACAG GCGAACGCATGTCAAAGGAGGAGTATTTAAAATCTCAGAAGGATAAACGGAAGAAAGAAGAGAAGCCTAAG GAAATAAAGCTGGAATGGGGTAAAGGATTGGCTCAAAAGCGGGAAGCTGAATCTAAACTTGAGGAATTCAATTTAGAGAAGGATAAACCATTTGCACGGAGCAG GGACGACCCTGATCTTGACAGAATGCTGAAGGAAAGAGTTAGATGGGGTGATCCCATGGCACATTTGGTGAAG AATAAGGACTCTCTGCCAGTTCTTCCAGACCTTGGCGGGAGTGAGAGGATGAAAGAATCTGGATTTATAATTCCCCAGGAAATCCCGAGTCACAGCTGGATAAAGAGAAGAGTCGAAGCTGCTCCAAACCGGTATGGAATCAAACCAGGGAGACACTGGGATGGTGTAGACCGCAGTAATG GATATGAGAAAGAAATGTTTAAAAGGACGAATGAAAAACGAGCTACAGAGATGGAAGCGTATATGTGGTCAGTTTCTGAGATGTGA